A window of the bacterium genome harbors these coding sequences:
- a CDS encoding flippase encodes MNTFFRNSLSRLFSQGAGKLSVFIWSMILARRLNPEGFGAYMYIAAVAVMIGMISDYGLANLTIRDVARAPATSERSLTHTMALRTLLALFAYALYAALVFTLPGFDGVVEPALIFGLTIFTVSWINGYNAILNAHEQLHWSSFMNALTPLLTLSAGVLFLSRGWGLFGAAAASVFAGAAVLAAEISLFRAKCIGFSRSVTPADIMDLLRRSFPFFLVALLATVNVSIDSVLLESLSGKQAVGLYSAAFKLLVSLMILPAAISDAVFPIWSRDPAGDSTPNRLALHRVLCWLLITGVLTAGVILAAAGPLIRLLYGAEFIAAIPALRLLSLALVFMFLSAPLTVHLMAANRLKAVLITFSLVVAADTLGNLFLIPRCGLIGAAAVRLFAEAINFGLQVLFISRDHLCPAPAMTTTNASGRLLFRPTDVEIIGKRG; translated from the coding sequence TTGAACACGTTTTTCCGCAATTCGCTCTCGCGCCTGTTCTCTCAGGGCGCCGGCAAACTATCGGTCTTTATCTGGAGCATGATTCTCGCGCGCCGGCTCAATCCAGAGGGTTTTGGCGCTTATATGTACATCGCCGCCGTGGCGGTGATGATCGGCATGATCTCCGATTATGGTCTGGCGAACCTGACCATCCGCGATGTGGCCAGGGCGCCGGCTACTTCCGAGCGCTCGCTCACGCACACCATGGCGCTGCGCACCCTGCTGGCGCTGTTCGCCTACGCCCTGTACGCCGCCCTGGTGTTCACGCTTCCGGGATTTGACGGCGTCGTTGAACCTGCGCTCATTTTTGGACTGACGATCTTTACGGTCTCCTGGATCAACGGCTATAACGCGATCCTTAACGCGCACGAGCAGCTGCATTGGTCCTCTTTCATGAACGCGCTGACACCGCTGCTGACGCTGAGCGCAGGCGTGCTCTTTCTCAGCAGGGGCTGGGGCCTGTTCGGCGCAGCCGCCGCCTCTGTGTTTGCCGGAGCCGCGGTCCTGGCCGCGGAGATCAGCCTGTTTCGCGCCAAATGCATCGGTTTCAGCCGCTCCGTGACCCCGGCCGACATCATGGATCTGCTGCGTCGCTCGTTCCCCTTTTTTCTGGTGGCGCTGCTGGCTACGGTAAACGTGTCGATCGACTCGGTTTTACTGGAGAGTCTGAGCGGCAAACAAGCGGTCGGCCTGTACAGCGCCGCGTTCAAACTGCTTGTGTCGTTGATGATCCTGCCGGCTGCGATCAGCGATGCAGTCTTTCCTATCTGGTCGCGCGATCCGGCGGGCGACTCGACGCCGAACCGGTTGGCGCTGCACCGTGTCCTGTGCTGGCTGCTCATCACCGGCGTCCTGACCGCCGGCGTGATCCTGGCGGCCGCCGGCCCTCTGATCCGACTGCTCTATGGAGCCGAGTTTATCGCTGCCATCCCGGCACTGCGTCTGCTCAGCCTGGCTTTGGTCTTTATGTTCCTCAGCGCACCGCTGACCGTGCACCTGATGGCGGCCAACAGGCTGAAGGCGGTGTTGATCACTTTCTCTCTTGTGGTGGCTGCAGATACCCTCGGCAACCTGTTCCTGATCCCTCGCTGCGGATTGATCGGTGCAGCGGCGGTTCGCCTGTTTGCGGAAGCGATCAATTTCGGCCTGCAAGTTCTATTCATCAGCAGGGACCATCTATGCCCAGCTCCGGCAATGACGACAACAAATGCTTCAGGCCGGTTGCTTTTCCGCCCGACGGATGTCGAAATCATCGGAAAGCGGGGTTGA
- a CDS encoding glycosyltransferase family 4 protein: protein MNRRIRILEIINEATIGGGQSHVLQLASGLDRKQFAVHVACTDNGPLTEQLRAIDVPVHPFAISKFASPSTLRAMGRLLRERQIDIVHTHGGIAGVWGRLAAWAAKTPVRIHTLHGIHYLHYRSRMKRIMFISLDRLLAIGTEKIICVSEADRQAGLAAGCFPADRAVLIRNGIPAPSLSAAFTSLSKRTELGLPAATAVIGTVGRLHVQKGQRWFLEAMHIVQKEIPNLIALLVGDGPLAGELQAYTRELNLQDHVRFLGSRRDVPELIALMDVFVLSSEWEGMPLSLLEAMALERPVAAFAIPGVTEAIRDNESGLLATPQDAESLAQAVLRLLRDRELARRLAKKGRQFFFDHFQEEKMVHATAELYTRLYGAGVTQEPSR, encoded by the coding sequence ATGAACCGCCGTATTCGGATTTTAGAGATCATCAATGAGGCCACCATCGGCGGCGGACAATCACATGTGCTGCAGTTGGCTTCCGGTCTGGACAGAAAACAGTTTGCTGTCCACGTCGCCTGCACCGACAACGGCCCGCTCACGGAACAGCTGCGCGCCATCGATGTGCCGGTTCATCCTTTTGCCATTTCGAAATTCGCCTCGCCATCCACGCTGCGAGCTATGGGTCGGCTGCTGCGCGAACGGCAGATCGATATTGTGCACACACACGGCGGCATCGCCGGAGTTTGGGGACGGCTGGCGGCCTGGGCTGCGAAAACGCCGGTCCGCATCCATACGCTGCACGGTATTCATTATCTTCACTATCGCAGCCGGATGAAACGGATCATGTTTATCAGCCTTGACCGGCTCTTGGCCATCGGCACAGAGAAAATCATCTGCGTCTCCGAGGCGGATCGGCAGGCGGGCCTTGCTGCAGGCTGTTTTCCCGCCGACCGGGCGGTGCTGATCCGCAACGGCATTCCAGCTCCATCCCTGTCGGCTGCTTTCACCAGCCTGAGCAAAAGAACAGAACTCGGCCTTCCGGCTGCAACTGCGGTCATCGGCACAGTCGGACGGTTGCATGTGCAAAAAGGCCAGAGGTGGTTTCTCGAAGCGATGCATATTGTGCAGAAGGAAATTCCGAATTTAATCGCCCTGCTGGTGGGAGACGGCCCGCTGGCCGGCGAGTTGCAAGCCTACACCCGCGAGCTGAACCTGCAGGATCATGTCCGGTTCCTTGGATCTCGTCGCGATGTTCCGGAACTCATCGCGCTGATGGACGTATTTGTCCTTAGTTCGGAATGGGAAGGCATGCCGCTCAGCCTGCTCGAAGCCATGGCGCTGGAACGGCCGGTGGCTGCCTTTGCCATCCCCGGTGTGACCGAGGCGATTCGGGACAACGAATCAGGCCTACTGGCAACGCCCCAGGATGCCGAGTCGCTGGCGCAGGCGGTCCTGCGCCTGCTCCGCGACCGTGAACTGGCCCGCCGGCTGGCGAAAAAGGGCCGGCAGTTTTTTTTCGACCATTTTCAGGAAGAGAAAATGGTGCACGCCACAGCCGAACTGTACACCAGGCTTTACGGCGCCGGTGTAACCCAAGAACCATCTAGATGA
- a CDS encoding T9SS type A sorting domain-containing protein, translated as MTMESGHNVTGIDFTLGTGAAVQGQVTDAENGQPIAGAAIEVQSVHGRVRTRGLTDEEGRYLISGLPPGAYLVSAAVAGYHLQWYDSVAVRREAKQILLASSQVADDINFKLGKIEPLSVSLSGLVIDDSTKLPLPGAHILAMPVSSRGRIRRAITGEDGVYVLRGLPPAKYLLLIHAARYKAEFYDDARTWKEAKLIEVVAGQEITGIDIGLSPQPVGAYQLTGRVLDQSGSAIEGALIVLQSGEEVVAASVTAEDGSYNVEDLPADSYVVSASVVGYESAPTLSTALKLGSTLNVYGLTLMTLAGTTEAAKPIVQPERFALEQNHPNPFNPSTQIPFTLAQPGMVVLTVYDMLGREVKQLVNGSLAAGKHSVQWDGSNERGEKAASGVYFYRLQAFGHTHSFTQLRRMLLIK; from the coding sequence GTGACCATGGAAAGCGGACACAATGTGACCGGCATCGACTTTACCCTGGGCACCGGCGCCGCTGTTCAGGGTCAGGTAACTGATGCGGAGAATGGTCAGCCCATAGCGGGAGCAGCCATCGAGGTGCAATCCGTGCACGGACGCGTGCGAACGCGCGGGCTCACAGATGAAGAAGGCCGGTATCTTATCAGCGGTCTGCCCCCCGGCGCTTACCTGGTCAGCGCAGCCGTTGCCGGCTATCATCTGCAGTGGTATGACAGCGTCGCCGTTCGGCGGGAGGCAAAACAAATACTACTGGCTTCTTCGCAGGTGGCGGACGATATCAATTTCAAACTGGGAAAAATCGAACCGCTGTCGGTCAGTCTCTCCGGGCTGGTGATCGATGACAGCACCAAGCTGCCTTTGCCCGGTGCGCACATTTTAGCCATGCCGGTGTCAAGCCGAGGCCGGATCAGAAGAGCGATCACCGGTGAGGATGGCGTCTATGTGTTGCGCGGTCTGCCGCCGGCCAAGTACTTGCTGCTGATCCATGCGGCCCGATATAAAGCTGAATTTTACGACGACGCCCGCACATGGAAAGAGGCCAAATTGATCGAGGTCGTGGCTGGACAGGAGATCACCGGCATAGACATCGGGCTCAGCCCGCAGCCGGTTGGCGCTTACCAACTGACGGGCCGGGTTCTTGATCAGTCCGGATCAGCCATCGAAGGCGCCCTGATTGTTCTGCAATCCGGGGAAGAGGTGGTAGCCGCTTCGGTTACGGCGGAAGACGGCAGCTATAACGTGGAGGACTTGCCGGCAGACTCTTATGTGGTCTCAGCTTCTGTCGTCGGTTATGAGAGCGCTCCAACGCTGTCCACCGCTCTGAAGCTGGGCAGCACGCTCAATGTCTACGGATTGACGCTGATGACTTTAGCCGGAACCACAGAGGCGGCCAAACCCATCGTTCAGCCTGAGCGGTTTGCGTTGGAGCAAAACCATCCCAACCCCTTTAATCCGTCAACGCAGATCCCATTCACTTTGGCGCAGCCGGGTATGGTTGTTCTAACAGTCTATGACATGCTGGGGCGGGAAGTCAAGCAGCTGGTCAACGGTTCGTTGGCCGCAGGCAAGCACAGCGTTCAATGGGATGGCAGCAACGAGCGGGGTGAGAAGGCGGCCTCAGGTGTTTATTTCTATCGTCTGCAGGCGTTCGGCCATACCCACTCTTTCACTCAACTGCGGCGCATGTTATTGATTAAATAG
- a CDS encoding glycosyltransferase family 2 protein produces MVLSIIIVSYNTRELLARCVHSVIVGTEVNHEIIVADNASSDGSAGHIRALFPGVRVMELGSNLGFGAANNAAVKISSGELLMFLNSDTEIRPHALDRMVAFFQQHPQAGIAAPNVFYPDGRFQLAAGALPSLRQEFRDRCIHRRLNAGDEALRMRLREQHRRPRQVGWVTGGCLMIRRSLFSELNGFDEKMFMYFEDKDLCKRALDRHWHVMTVPDAEIIHVLGASSAGARLRAVYRQSQRRYYQKHLGWLSNKGLLFYQAVSK; encoded by the coding sequence GTGGTCCTGTCCATCATCATCGTCAGCTATAACACGCGCGAACTGCTCGCGCGCTGCGTACATTCCGTGATCGTCGGCACCGAGGTGAACCATGAGATCATCGTCGCGGACAACGCTTCGAGCGACGGCTCTGCCGGCCATATCCGCGCCTTGTTCCCTGGAGTTCGGGTCATGGAGCTTGGTTCGAACCTTGGATTCGGCGCAGCGAACAACGCAGCGGTCAAAATCAGCAGCGGCGAATTGCTGATGTTTCTGAATTCTGACACGGAGATCCGCCCGCACGCTTTGGATCGCATGGTCGCCTTTTTCCAGCAGCATCCGCAGGCCGGCATCGCCGCACCCAATGTGTTCTATCCCGATGGCCGGTTTCAATTGGCTGCCGGGGCGCTGCCCAGTCTGAGGCAAGAGTTTCGTGACCGCTGCATCCATCGAAGATTGAACGCCGGCGATGAGGCGCTGCGCATGCGCCTACGCGAACAGCATCGCCGGCCGAGACAAGTGGGTTGGGTGACCGGCGGCTGCCTGATGATCCGTCGCAGTCTGTTCAGCGAATTGAACGGGTTCGATGAAAAAATGTTCATGTATTTTGAAGACAAGGATCTATGCAAACGGGCGCTGGATCGTCACTGGCACGTGATGACCGTTCCGGATGCAGAGATCATCCATGTGCTGGGAGCAAGCTCCGCCGGCGCACGGCTGAGAGCGGTTTATCGGCAAAGCCAGCGCCGCTATTATCAAAAACATCTCGGCTGGCTTTCCAATAAAGGGCTCTTGTTCTATCAGGCTGTGTCGAAATGA
- a CDS encoding O-antigen ligase family protein: protein MKKISWNHYFTFFLLLFAAATSFSIALTQIALTLAVILWIGLCLKEKKKPFPRTPLDWFFVVWLAMEIISTLFSPNRYLSLEHFVKRALLIPIVYLIAGSVQSRKQLRWLLLSLLGVMTIVAVIGIVKYHLGPGGLEGRLKLFNHYMTSGGLLMINGLLALAFVFSRAPRHVRSIALAAAVLMFFPLIYTYTRSSWLGYLAGFTFIILFTRWKFIFALIPAVLLAFWAAPSSLQERLTSVVDPWHPNNIERTYMWQAGVRMVEHSPLYGYGDSEVGKRSEPYKSPQAKERAGHLHNNLIMFAVILGIPGLLAILGLFIRILAIEWITLRSLAADDWLLSGTALGALAAFIGFQINGMFEWNFGDAEVAMLMWLTVGLSLAAGRIRSAAG from the coding sequence TTGAAAAAAATCAGCTGGAACCACTATTTCACCTTCTTTCTTCTGCTCTTTGCGGCAGCGACCTCTTTTTCCATCGCTCTAACCCAGATCGCGCTGACGCTGGCAGTGATCCTGTGGATCGGTCTGTGCCTGAAAGAAAAGAAAAAGCCGTTTCCCCGCACTCCCCTGGACTGGTTTTTCGTCGTCTGGCTGGCCATGGAGATCATCTCCACTCTGTTTTCTCCAAACCGCTATCTGTCGTTGGAGCATTTTGTCAAACGGGCCTTGCTGATCCCCATCGTCTATCTGATCGCCGGTTCGGTGCAGAGCAGAAAGCAGTTGCGATGGCTGCTGCTGAGCTTGCTCGGTGTGATGACCATCGTCGCCGTCATCGGCATCGTTAAATATCACCTCGGCCCCGGAGGACTGGAAGGGCGGCTAAAGCTGTTCAATCATTACATGACTTCAGGCGGTCTTTTGATGATCAACGGACTCTTGGCTCTGGCTTTTGTCTTTTCCCGCGCACCACGCCATGTTCGAAGCATCGCCCTGGCTGCCGCGGTGCTGATGTTTTTCCCCTTGATCTACACCTACACCCGCAGTTCGTGGTTGGGCTATCTGGCCGGGTTTACTTTTATCATCCTATTTACCCGGTGGAAATTTATTTTCGCTCTGATCCCGGCTGTGTTGCTGGCTTTTTGGGCAGCGCCCTCCTCGCTGCAGGAGCGTTTGACCAGTGTGGTGGATCCCTGGCATCCGAATAACATCGAACGCACCTATATGTGGCAGGCTGGAGTGCGTATGGTCGAACACAGTCCGTTGTATGGCTATGGCGACAGTGAGGTGGGCAAGCGGTCAGAGCCCTATAAATCACCGCAGGCCAAAGAGCGGGCCGGCCATTTGCACAACAATCTGATCATGTTCGCCGTGATCCTCGGCATCCCCGGTCTTTTAGCCATCCTCGGACTATTTATCCGCATTCTGGCGATCGAGTGGATCACGCTGAGAAGCCTGGCTGCGGATGACTGGCTGCTCTCGGGAACCGCACTGGGAGCTTTGGCCGCATTCATCGGATTTCAGATCAACGGTATGTTCGAATGGAACTTTGGCGACGCTGAGGTCGCCATGCTGATGTGGCTGACTGTGGGATTGTCGCTGGCCGCCGGCCGCATCCGGAGTGCGGCCGGTTGA
- a CDS encoding undecaprenyl-phosphate glucose phosphotransferase yields MKTARFKTDLLIPFIQLATDAGAIIGAFLFSYWLRFHSPLVSLVPVTKGFPEFQVYVLSSLIVFLIWAFVLKSLGMYGPNRNVGAVDELILIFKGVTLGMLIVTAAAFFYRGFSYSRVVFALIWAFAILFLFVVRLVLLKLETRLHRKGKHMLRGLIVGTSPWSLTLLERIRHHPGFGIDLLGYAGDNPLLSSRLACLGTLDHLRRLVETYQIDLVFIALSKNEDTLVQECMNACAGLNIGFYMIPPSLELMSSRMAIQEIGGVPMFKIKEPAVTGWNRVFKRTFDLVFSALVLLMIWPILALIALTVKLGSRGTVLYRQRRVGLDGCEFDCLKFRTMYMDAEAKTGPVWTQKHDPRVTPSGRFLRRFSLDELPQLFNVLKGEMSLVGPRPERPHFVEQFQKRIPKYLERHRVRSGMTGWAQVNGLRGNVSIDERTKYDVYYVENWSLLFDIKIILKTIWSVLQGENSY; encoded by the coding sequence GTGAAGACCGCCAGATTTAAAACCGATCTTCTGATCCCATTCATCCAGCTGGCGACCGACGCCGGGGCCATCATCGGCGCGTTTCTCTTTTCCTACTGGTTGCGCTTTCACTCGCCGCTGGTGAGCCTGGTGCCGGTGACCAAGGGATTCCCCGAGTTTCAAGTCTATGTGCTGAGCTCGCTGATTGTTTTCCTCATCTGGGCGTTTGTGCTCAAATCCCTGGGCATGTATGGTCCGAACCGGAACGTCGGCGCTGTGGATGAACTGATCCTCATTTTTAAAGGGGTAACCCTGGGCATGCTCATCGTCACAGCGGCCGCTTTTTTCTACCGCGGCTTTTCCTACTCCCGCGTCGTCTTTGCGCTGATCTGGGCCTTTGCGATTCTGTTTTTGTTCGTTGTCCGCCTTGTGCTGCTGAAACTTGAAACCCGCCTGCATCGTAAAGGCAAGCACATGCTCCGAGGCCTGATCGTGGGCACCAGCCCTTGGAGCCTCACGTTGCTGGAACGGATTCGCCATCATCCCGGCTTTGGCATTGACCTTCTTGGTTATGCCGGCGACAATCCCCTGCTATCCAGCCGCCTCGCCTGTTTGGGCACTCTGGACCATCTTCGCCGTTTGGTGGAGACGTATCAAATTGACCTGGTATTCATCGCCCTGTCGAAAAACGAGGACACCCTGGTGCAGGAATGCATGAATGCCTGCGCAGGACTGAACATCGGTTTTTATATGATCCCGCCGTCATTGGAGCTGATGAGCAGCCGCATGGCTATTCAGGAGATCGGCGGCGTGCCGATGTTTAAAATCAAAGAGCCGGCGGTTACAGGATGGAATCGGGTGTTCAAACGGACCTTTGATCTTGTTTTCAGCGCCTTGGTGCTGCTGATGATCTGGCCGATCCTGGCTCTGATCGCCCTTACGGTCAAACTGGGATCACGGGGTACGGTGCTCTACCGGCAACGACGCGTGGGGCTCGACGGCTGCGAGTTCGACTGTTTGAAATTTCGCACCATGTACATGGATGCAGAAGCCAAGACCGGTCCGGTCTGGACGCAAAAACACGATCCCCGCGTCACGCCGAGCGGACGGTTCCTCCGCCGGTTCAGCCTCGACGAGCTGCCCCAGCTCTTCAATGTGCTCAAGGGTGAAATGAGTTTGGTTGGCCCCAGGCCGGAGCGGCCTCATTTTGTCGAACAATTTCAGAAAAGAATTCCTAAATATCTGGAACGCCATCGCGTCAGGTCGGGCATGACCGGATGGGCGCAGGTGAACGGCTTGCGGGGAAATGTATCCATCGACGAACGCACCAAGTACGATGTCTATTATGTCGAAAACTGGTCGCTGCTGTTCGACATCAAGATCATTTTGAAAACCATCTGGTCGGTCCTTCAGGGTGAAAACAGCTATTGA
- a CDS encoding glycosyltransferase family 4 protein, with product MRGGEKVLETLCRLLPDADIHTLVHLPGSVSAAIESRPIFTSFIQNLPGVKTRYRSYLPLFPTAVERFDLSAYDLVLSSSHCVAKGIIPRPDAFHLCYCHTPMRYVWDQYPQYFAPEKMNALKKRLVPLFANYLRMWDVTSSVRVDRFVANSSHVAGRILKYYGRRSDVVHPPVATKHTQVSETDDGYFLIVSAFAPYKRIDLAIAAFNRLNEKLVIVGSGPEEKRLKAQAGRNIEFTGWIDAQQLNSCYARCRALIFPGEEDFGLVPVEAQCWGKPVIAFGRGGSLETIVGHWADSARKPAAACTGLYFRNQTVQDLIQAVEAFSRWQPNPKTIRKHALRFDTAVFIKAMNKLIQQRERL from the coding sequence ATGCGAGGAGGAGAAAAAGTTCTCGAAACCCTGTGCCGCCTCTTGCCAGATGCGGATATTCACACTTTGGTGCACCTTCCAGGATCGGTCTCTGCTGCGATCGAAAGCCGGCCCATTTTCACCTCTTTTATACAAAATCTGCCCGGCGTTAAAACCAGGTACCGCAGCTATCTTCCGTTGTTTCCCACCGCTGTGGAGCGGTTTGATCTGAGCGCCTACGATCTGGTCCTCTCCTCCAGCCACTGTGTGGCGAAAGGCATCATCCCGCGGCCGGATGCGTTTCATCTCTGCTATTGCCACACGCCCATGCGCTATGTCTGGGATCAGTATCCCCAATACTTTGCGCCGGAAAAAATGAACGCGCTGAAAAAACGTTTGGTGCCTTTGTTCGCCAATTACCTGCGTATGTGGGATGTGACCAGCAGCGTCCGCGTCGACCGTTTTGTCGCCAACTCGTCCCACGTAGCCGGCCGTATTCTGAAATACTATGGCCGCCGCAGCGATGTGGTGCATCCTCCGGTAGCCACGAAGCACACGCAGGTCTCGGAAACAGACGACGGCTATTTTTTAATCGTGTCGGCATTCGCCCCCTACAAACGGATTGACTTGGCCATTGCCGCGTTCAACCGGTTGAACGAAAAGCTGGTCATCGTCGGCTCCGGACCGGAGGAAAAACGGCTCAAAGCTCAGGCCGGTCGCAACATCGAGTTCACCGGCTGGATCGATGCGCAACAGCTGAACAGCTGTTATGCACGCTGCCGGGCTCTGATCTTTCCCGGTGAAGAAGATTTCGGCTTGGTGCCGGTGGAAGCTCAGTGCTGGGGCAAGCCGGTCATCGCTTTCGGCAGAGGCGGTTCACTCGAAACCATCGTCGGCCACTGGGCGGACAGCGCCAGAAAACCTGCTGCCGCCTGCACCGGCCTTTATTTCCGAAACCAGACTGTGCAAGATCTCATCCAGGCGGTGGAGGCTTTTTCGCGCTGGCAGCCGAATCCCAAAACGATTCGCAAACATGCACTGCGCTTCGACACCGCTGTCTTTATTAAAGCCATGAATAAACTGATCCAGCAACGGGAACGGCTGTGA
- a CDS encoding carboxypeptidase regulatory-like domain-containing protein codes for MKKSINLILLPVLLLTGGFAFADGWDDRRDDWRNYYDAGSVLGGQVFDESSAPLLDAVITVTRIGVPSFSLSDTSNDAGAWRIGNLMPGAYMVKAEKEEYLVQYYDHSESLLQAGVINLAHKDTVINIVFHLKPGGAISGAVYMADGITPLAKAEVALYRLGLPRRTESVKITRTDAAGLYRLNGLATGNYLLKASREGYIAEYYQEATAGNEADTVTVNAPEEKTGIHFTLDQASAITGIITAEATGAPIPNAWIAIYEASPVGDNRRTVAGHARSDQLGVYTLSVPPGQYRVSAEAYGYAAEWFDNATAMDLATPVTVTVGMHSPVDFALAAWGSLSGHVLDAVTGAPIAGAVIRVYNEEKNLHRQRYFQTISKDGGFYVFTGLPSGRYVVEAQAEGYVKEYWQ; via the coding sequence ATGAAAAAGAGTATCAATTTGATCTTGTTGCCCGTTCTGTTGCTGACGGGCGGCTTCGCCTTTGCGGATGGTTGGGACGACCGGCGGGATGATTGGCGAAACTATTATGACGCGGGCTCGGTTTTGGGCGGCCAGGTTTTTGATGAGTCTTCAGCCCCTCTGCTCGATGCGGTGATCACAGTCACTCGAATAGGTGTGCCCTCTTTTTCTCTCAGCGATACCAGTAACGACGCCGGCGCCTGGCGGATCGGCAACCTCATGCCCGGCGCCTATATGGTCAAGGCGGAGAAAGAAGAGTACCTCGTTCAGTACTACGACCACAGCGAGTCGCTGCTTCAGGCAGGGGTCATCAACCTGGCCCATAAAGACACGGTGATCAATATTGTCTTTCATCTAAAGCCGGGTGGAGCCATCTCCGGCGCCGTGTACATGGCGGACGGCATCACGCCACTGGCAAAGGCAGAGGTTGCTCTTTACCGGCTGGGTTTGCCTCGCCGTACCGAGAGTGTCAAAATAACCCGTACGGATGCGGCGGGACTCTATCGCCTCAACGGCCTGGCCACAGGCAATTATTTGCTCAAGGCGTCCCGCGAAGGTTATATCGCTGAATACTATCAGGAGGCCACGGCCGGCAATGAGGCTGACACCGTAACGGTGAATGCGCCGGAGGAAAAAACGGGCATTCATTTTACTCTGGATCAAGCCAGCGCGATCACGGGCATCATTACCGCTGAAGCGACCGGCGCGCCCATCCCCAACGCCTGGATCGCGATCTACGAAGCCTCTCCAGTTGGTGACAATCGACGGACTGTCGCGGGTCACGCCCGCAGCGACCAGCTGGGCGTTTATACCCTATCAGTGCCGCCCGGCCAATACCGAGTGAGTGCTGAGGCCTATGGCTATGCGGCCGAATGGTTTGACAACGCAACGGCCATGGATCTGGCCACACCGGTGACTGTCACCGTGGGTATGCACAGCCCTGTCGATTTCGCCCTGGCCGCATGGGGCAGTCTGAGCGGCCACGTGCTTGACGCGGTTACCGGTGCACCGATCGCTGGCGCTGTCATCCGTGTCTATAATGAGGAAAAAAACTTGCACCGGCAGCGATACTTTCAAACCATCAGCAAGGACGGTGGATTCTATGTTTTCACTGGTCTGCCTTCCGGCCGCTATGTGGTGGAAGCGCAAGCTGAAGGATATGTGAAGGAATATTGGCAGTAG
- a CDS encoding dodecin domain-containing protein, whose product MSIAKVTEIISSSPKSFKDAVEQGIARANKTLENVTGAWIKDQKVDVVKGKITQYRVVMRITFVLKDLKANEK is encoded by the coding sequence ATGAGCATCGCCAAAGTCACAGAGATCATCTCCTCCTCGCCCAAAAGCTTCAAGGATGCCGTGGAGCAGGGCATCGCTCGGGCGAATAAAACGCTGGAAAACGTCACCGGCGCTTGGATCAAGGATCAAAAAGTGGATGTGGTGAAAGGCAAGATCACTCAATATCGTGTTGTCATGAGGATCACATTTGTGCTGAAGGACTTGAAAGCAAATGAAAAATAG